The nucleotide sequence CCCCAGGTGATGCACCTGCAGATTGGTGAAGAACAACGACAACAAGGTGACGATCAACGCCACCGCCAAGCCACGGGTGATGCCGCCCAACGCGAAGCCAATCAGGATCACATGGGGCGAAACCGGCGACACCAGCAGCTCCTCGATAGATCGCTGGAACTTGCTGCTGAAGAAGCTGGAAACCACGTTGCTGTAGGAGTTGGTAATCACCGACATCATGATCAAACCCGGCACGATGTAGTCGATGTAGCTGAAACCATCCATCTCGCCTATTCGTGTGCCGATCAGATTGCCGAAGATGACGAAGTACAGAACCATGGTGATCGCCGGCGGCAGCAGGGTCTGCGGCCAGATCCGCATGTAGCGGCGGACCTCCCGGCGCACGATGGTCTGCAGCGCAACCAGGTTGGCCCGAAATTCCGTACTCATTTGGCCTCCTTCAGATTGCTCTCAACCATCGAAACGAACAGTTCCTCCAGCCGGTTGGTTTTGTTGCGCAGGCTTACCACCTCGATGCCCTGCGCCGACAACAGGCGAAACAGGTCAGTGACGCCCTGACTCTTGTCCACCTGCACCTCGAGAGTATGGTGATCCACCAGCTTGGCCGGATACCCGCCAAGCTCCGGCGGCACCAGCAGCGATTCCTTCAGGTCGAGCAGGAAGGTTTCCACATGCAGCTGCTTGAGCAGCTCACGCATGCTGGTGTTCTTGACGATCTGGCCGTGGTCGATGATGCCGATATTGCGGCACAGCTGCTCGGCCTCTTCCAGATAGTGCGTGGTGAGAATGATGGTGATTCCCTCACGATTCAGCTCGGTCAGAAAAGACCACATGGAGCGGCGCAACTCGATATCGACGCCAGCAGTGGGCTCATCGAGAATCAGCAGACGCGGCTGATGGATCAGCGCTCGAGCGATCATCAGGCGTCGCTTCATGCCGCCCGAGAGCATCCGCGAGGAGACGTCACGCTTGTCCCAGAGCCCGAGCTGATTGAGATAACGCTCGGCCCGCTCCTTGGCGATCTTCGCCGGGATGCCGTAGTAACCGGCCTGGGTAACGAGGATATCGAAGGCTTTCTCGAACTGGTTGAAGTTGAATTCCTGCGGCACTACGCCGAGGCAGCGCTTGAGCCCCGCAGGATCTCGATCCAGATCGTGACCGAAGACACTCACCGTGCCGCCAGTCTTGTTTACCAGTGTCGACAGGATGCCGATGGTGGTGGATTTACCGGCACCGTTAGGTCCCAGCAGCGCATAGAAATCTCCCTCGGCCACATCCAGGTCGATGCCCTTGAGGGCCTGAAAGCCGTTGCCGTAGGTTTTGGTCAGCTGCCGAATGGACAGAGCATTACTCATAGAGATGCACACAACGCGGAATATGAAGGCCTGAAGCGGCCGATTTGTTCGCCATCTAGGCGAATCGGGGGAAGAAATAGATAAGGGCGCGCCCAAGCTTTTTCAACCAGGGCGCCCGCGCCGGTCTTGACCAGCCGGAAGCGGGCCGCGTCAGCCGGAACTGGCCCGTTAAATCACCCTGGCGAAACAGGACGCAGGTTACTGACGGCCAAGCCCCCAGAGATTGCGCCTACACCCTACATCAATGCCCCGGCGGGGCCTGACTCACCTACTGCCCGTCACCGCCCTTTAGAACAGCCTGTCAGTGCCTCGCACCCTGATCAGGCATGGTAAGAAGCTGTCGCTCCATATTCCAGTCAAACGGCTCACCGTTGCTTTCAGCCTCGTAGCGGCGCTCCTCCAGCTGCTGGAAGATCTCGATCTCTTCATCCGGCATGAAATGCAGGCAGTCGCCGCCAAAGAACCACAGAAGGTCGCGCGGAACCAGGTGTGCGATCTGAGGATAACGATGGAAGACCTGGCAGATCAGGTCCTGCCCCAGATGCCGCTCTTCCGGAATGTTCCGAAGATTCACCACCAGTTCATCAAAACGTTCGAGGAATAGCGCGTGACTCTCTTCAGAAACCTGCCCGGTCTCCCCCATAGCGAGCAGAATGCCGCGCAGATGGGCCAGGAGTGCCAGGTTATGATCGTGATATGCGTTGGCCATGCTTCACCTGTCTTGATGTGGGCACGCGATTATAGATGCGCGTGCCGGCGAGTGGGACTTGTCTGGTTGACTCATGGACATGGCCTGGGTTCGCCGACGCGCGCCCTGATCCACGAGAAATCGCCGATCAGCATTAAAAGCGTGGATATCAGACGTCTGGCGCCTGAAACAGGGAAACGAAAAAAGGGACCCGAAGGTCCCTTTTTTCAATGATTCAAAAGAATTGGCATCTTCAGAATCTGCATTTGGAGCGGGAAACGAGACTCGAACTCGCGACCCCGACCTTGGCAAGGTCGTGCTCTACCAACTGAGCTATTCCCGCGTTGTCTTGGTGACGGGCGCCATTCTATAGTTTCCGTATCTCCCGTCAAGCCTTTGATTAAGAAAGTTTTATTTTTTTTCTGCCGGGCTGAGGTGGGGCCACGCCGCCATCAGATAATGGACCATCGACCATAGCGTCAAGGCAGCAGCAATGATCAGCAAGGCATAACCGATGCTGACCCACACTGTCATTAACGGCGGGTTGGCCAACAGAATGATCAACGCCACCATTTGTGCGGTAGTTTTCCATTTGCCCAGGTTGGACACCGCGACATGTGCCCTCGCGCCCAACTCGGCCATCCACTCGCGCAAGGCGGAGATGACGATCTCGCGACCGATGATGATCGCTGCGGGCAACGTCAGCCAGAGGTTGGCATGCTCTTCGACAAGCAGTACCAGCGCCACCGCAACCATCAGCTTGTCGGCGACCGGATCGAGAAATGCACCGAAGGGGGTGCTCTGTTTCAAGCGTCGCGCCAGGTATCCATCCAGCCAATCAGTTACCGCGGCAATCGTGAACACTGCGCTGGCGGCCAGATAGCTCCACTTGAAGGGAAGATAGAAGAGCAGGATGATGATCGGTATCAGCAGCACACGCAACACGGTGAGAATGTTTGGAATGTTCATTGATACCAATAGTCCGCAAATTTGAAGGGGATTCTACTCACTGTGCAACGTGGCATAAATCAACTCGGCAAGCTTTTTACTGATACCGGGCGCTTTGGCGATCTCCGGCAAGCTAGCGCGGTTCAATTCCTGCAGCCCGCCAAAATGCTTGAGCAACTCACGCCGCCGCTTCGGCCCGATACCCGGCACATCCTCCAGCGTTGAGGTGGTGCGTGCCTTGCCCCGTCGGGCGCGGTGGCCGGTAATCGCAAAGCGGTGCGCTTCATCACGCACCTGCTGAATCAGATGCAGCGCCGGCGAGTCTCCCGGCAGAGTAAATTCGTGTTCGGCATCGTTGAGGTAGAGCGTTTCCAACCCTGGCTTACGGGTAACGCCCTTGGCCACGCCCAGCAGGATCAAATCGGGCACGGCAAGCTCCTGCAACACCTCACGCGCCATGTTGAGCTGCCCTTTGCCGCCATCGACAAGCAAGACATCAGGCAGCTTACCTACCCCTTCAGCCGCTTTCTTGAAACGCCGCGACAAGGCCTGGTGCATTGCAGCGTAGTCATCGCCAGCCGTAACGCCCTCAATGTTGTAGCGGCGGTAATCCGACTTCAGCGGCCCTTCCGGTCCGAATACCACGCAAGACGCGACAGTGGCCTCGCCGCTGGAATGACTGATATCGAAACACTCCAAGCGCGTTGGCGGCTCATCCAGCTGCAGCGATTCGGCCAGCGCCTGAAAGCGTGCGGCCAGATGCTGCCGGCTCGCCAGTCGAGCACCTAGCGCCTGTTCTGCGTTGGTCAGTGCCAACTGCTGCCAGCGCGCACGCGTGCCGCGCACACGATGGCTGATGACAAGCTCTTCGCCACGCAGCTCGATAAGGGCGCTGATCAGCGTGGCGAAGCCTTCATGGCTGCTATTGACGATCAGCTCGGCCGGCAGTTCCCGCTCCATGGAGCCCAGGTAATACTGTTCAAGGAAGGCCTGCAGTACATCGCTGACACTTTCCTCGATGGCTACCTGAGGAAAGAAGTTCTTGCTCCCCAGCACCCGGCCACCACGCACGCTGATCAGATGGACGCAGGCGCCACCGGGGCTGACCACCGCCGCAACAATATCCACATTGCCGCTGCCTCCTTCCATGCTCTGTTGATCCTGAACACGGCGCAGCAGCGCGATCTGGTCACGAATTTCGGCGGCGCGCTCGAAATCCAGCGCCATCGCGGCGGCTTCCATGCTGCTGGAAAGCTCTTCAGCCAGTGCATTGCTGCGGCCTTCGAGAAACATCACCGAATGGCGTACGTCCTGGGCATATTCCTCCGCATCCACCAGCCCCACACATGGCGCCTTGCAGCGCTTGATCTGATACTGCAGGCAGGGCCGGGTTCGGTTGCGGTAGAAACTGTCTTCACACTGACGAACAAAGAACGCCTTCTGCAGAAGACCCAGGCTCTCGCGGATCGCCCCAGCACTTGGGTATGGACCGAAGTAGCGCCCCAGCTCTTTCTTTGCCCCGCGATGGATGCTCAGACGAGGGAAATCACCGCTGGAAAGAAATACGTAGGGGTAGGACTTATCGTCACGCAGCAGAATGTTGTACGGCGGCCGCCACTGCTTGATCAGCGTCTGCTCCAGCAGCAACGCCTCGGTCTCGTTGGCCGTGATGGTGATTTCGATCTGAGCGATGCGCGCTACCAGCGCCGCTGTCTTCGGCGCTTGCCCGGTCTTGCGGAAGTAGCTCGACAGGCGTTTCTTGAGGTTCTTCGCCTTGCCCACATAGAGCAGCTTGGCCTCGGCATCGAACATCCGGTAGACACCGGGACGCACGCTACATGACGCGAGAAACGCCGAGGAGTCGAACGCGCTCATCAGTTGATGGTGTCGACCATACCGTGACGTACCGCCAGCAGGGCCAGCTCGACGTCACTGGTTATCGACAGCTTTTCATAGATGCGGTAGCGATAGGTATTGACCGTCTTGGGTGACAGGCAAAGCTTGTCTGAGATGGTCTGGACCTTCTGGCAGTTGGAAATCATCAGAGCAATCTGGATTTCCCGTTCCGAAAGCAGATCGAACGGCGAGCCATTGAGCTTTGGCTGGAAGGACTTGAGCGCCAGCTGCTGGGCAATCTGCGGGCTGATGTAGCGTTGCCCGGCAAACACCATGCGTATCGCCTGGACCATTTCCTCCAGCGCCGCACCTTTGGTCAGGTAGCCGGCGGCTCCGGCCTGCAACAGGCGCGTGGGGAACGGGTCTTCCTCGCAGATCGTCACGGCGATGACCTTGATATCCGGATAGCTGCGCAACAACTTTCGAGTGGCTTCAAGCCCGCCGATGCCAGGCATCTTGATGTCCATCAGGACGACATCCGGCTTGAGTTCGCGCGACTTTCTGATGGCCTCCTCGCCCGAGTCAGCCTGGCCTATCACCTGCAAGCCATCGATATCGGCGAGCATCCGGGAAATGCCTGTGCGTACCAGGTCATGGTCATCGACCACTAGCACCCTAATCAATCAGACACCTCATTGATGATATTGAAAGCTCGCTTGCAAGCGTCAGACATTATCAAATAATGCCCCAGATACCCAGACCACACATCACCTTATGGCCAAATGTCATCACTCGGGTGACGACAAGAAAATCCTCGGCAGTGGTGCAGTGGCTGGCTAGGGGCCGGATAGCCCAAATCAATCCTTGCTGCGTTAAATCCCTTCAGGCTCGGTGTCGTTGAGTAAATGGCTTAGCACCGAACGCAGCTTTCCGGCCTTGACCGGCTTGTTCAGCACCGGAATGCCGGCGCCTTGAAGCTCGCGACGACACTGATCACTACGGTCGGCGGTGATCATCACCGCCGGGATCGAATAGCCGAAACGTGAACGCAGCTTCTGTACCGCCTGCCAGCCGGTCATCCCCTGATCCAGGTGGTAATCCGCCAGGATCAGATCGGGCGGATTACCGGCAAGCACGAGGCTGGCTTCAGCTTCATCAGTGGCGGTCAGCACCTCACAGCCCCACTGCCCAAGCAGCGCCGACATGCTGTGCAGGATGCTCAGCTCGTTATCCAGAACCAGCAGGCGCCGCCCCGGCAGCGGGTCGCCCGGAACTGGCAGTACCGGCGCTTCGCTCACCTCCGGCAAGGGCATATCGGCCAGCGGCACATCGATGCTGAACACTGAACCGCGGCCCGGTTGCGAGCGCACCTGCACCTGATAGTCCAGCATCGCCGCAATACGGTCGACGATGGCCAGGCCAAGGCCGACCCCACTGCGCTCGGCAGCGCGCTGCACGCCCAGCTGATTGAACTCGAGGAATATCGATTGCATCTGGTCCTGGGCAATGCCGCGCCCGGTATCCCATACCTCGATGCGCAGTTTGTCACCACGTTTGCGCGCACCCAGCAGTACGCGCCCCTGGTCGGTGTAGCGGCACGCATTGCTCAGGAAATTGCGCAAGATACGCGTCAGCAGAAGGAAATCGCTACGCAGCCCATAAGCTGGGATGTAATGTTCGAAGCCCAGGTCTTTCGACTCTGCCACCGGCTCGAATTCAGACACCAGCGGCAGCAGAATTTCATCGAGACGATAGACGTGGATCTCAGGCTTGATCGCCTGCTGATCGAGTTTGGAAATGTCCAGCAGATCGGTGAGCAGGTCTTCGGCACCTTCCAGAGCCTGATGCGCGCGCTCCACAAGGTTGTGCTCGGCAGCCGGCAAACTTCGCTCACGCAGGGTTGAAATCAGCAGCCGCGCGGCATTCAGCGGCTGCAGCAGATCATGGCTGGCTGCGGCCAGGTATTTGTCCTTGCTGCGATTGGCTGCCTCGGCTGCATCGCGCGCCTGGCGCAACTCCTGGGTCCGCTCGGCGACACGCTGCTCCAGCTCCTCGTTCAGATGCTGCAAGCGCACCTGCGCCAGCTTGCGCTCGGTGATGTCGGCGACGAAGCCTTCGACCAGGCCCTCCTCGTCCGGCTTGAGCAGCAGGTTCATTACCACGTCGATGGCACTGCCATCCTTGCGCCGCAGTCGTGTTTCGTAGCCGAACAGCCCCTGCCGGGTACTCAGCACGTGGCGAATCCAGTGCAGTTCCTGCTCGCCGCCGATAAACAGATGGTTAGACAGATCAGTCAGGCCCCAGAGCGCCTCCTCGGCTCTGTCATAGCCCAGCATGCGTGCCAGCGCCGGATTAGCAGCGCGGATGCCGTCCTGCAGGCTGGCCTGAAAGATGCCGTGCACTGCATGTTCGAACAGCCATTTGTAGCGATTGCGCTCAGCTTCGAGTTCTTCGAGGCGGCTAAGCAGTTCGGGATAATGACTTTTGCGTGCAGAGTGCGCGCTCAGGCCAAGCAGGCCGGCCAGAGCATCGTTTTGTTCAGAGCGCTTCGGCATAGACTACTTCGACATCGCGCTGGGTGGAGGAGCGTGGGTTGGTCAGGATGCAGGGATCCTGCATGGCATGCCTGGATAGGAACGGGATGTCAGAGATATTCACCCCGTGCAGCTTCAGGCTTTCACTGAAACCGATGGATTGCTTGAGCTGGATCAGATGCGCCACCAGACGGTCACGAACCTGGCTATGCGTCAGCCCACGGGTATCGATACCCAAGGTCTCCGCGACGACCTTGAAACGCTCGGGCGCGGCACTGAAGTTGAACGCCACCACATGCTCGACCAGCACCGCGTTGCACAGGCCATGGGGCAGGTCCAGGTAGCCGCCCAGGCTGTGGGACATTGCGTGTACCGCCCCGAGAATTGCGTTGGAAAACGCCAGGCCCGCCTGCATGCTGCCGAGCATCACCTTCTCGCGCAGCTCTATATCCGCAGGGTTGGCGATCATCTGCGTCAGATGACCATTGATCAGCCGCATCGCTTCCAGCGCATGGGGATCGGTCAGCGGGCCGCTGCCGGTGGACACGAAAGCTTCGATGGCATGCACCAGTGCGTCGATACCGGTGCAGGCGGAGAGGAAGGGGTCCATGCTCAGAGTGGTTTCCGGGTCGATCAGCGATACATCGGGCACCGCGCCCTTGCTGACGATGGAGAACTTCATCTTCTCGACCTGGTTGGAGATGATCACAAACTGCGAAACATCCGCCGAGGTACCTGCCGTAGTCGGGACCAGAATCAGCGGCGGGCTGGGCACTCGCAGGGTATCGACGCCCTCGAATTCGATGATATTGCGCCCATGGGCCACGGCGATGCCGATGCCCTTGGCGCAATCCATGGGGCTGCCGCCGCCGACTGCAACGATGGCATCGCAAGCCTGGCTGCGGTACACCTCGGCACCCAGCATCACCTCTTCGGTACGTGGGTTGGCCGACACCTGGGTAAAGAGATGCTGTTCGATATTCTGCAGTGCCAGGCTCGCCTGGATATCCGCGACCCAGCCGGCCGCCGCCACTCCAGGGTCGGATACCAACAGCACTTTGCGGGCGCCGAAGTTTTTCGCGTAGTTACCGGCGCTGTGCCGACAACCCGCACCAAAAACGATCTCGGGTGAAACGAATTTGCGTTGCAGGCTAAGTCTCTGGCTCATTACCACGGCCTATAGTTATTTTTTGTTACGAGCCGGCAAGACTACTGCTTTCCACTTTTAAAGCAATCGGCTGACTCGTCGACCAACAGCCCCTGATAGAAGCGGCACTCGCGTTTCAGCGCATCGGCCAGGCGGTGAGCCTGCCGGAAACCGTGGCGTTCCTCAGGGTATAGCCGGTACTCAACCTTAACGCCGTGCTCGCGCAGCGCAGCCACCATGGACTCGGTCTGCTCCGGTAGCACTACGGCATCCAGCCCGCCCTGAAAGAAGATCACCGGCACACGAATCCGCTCGGCGTGGGCCAGTGGAGTGCGCTGATCGTAGCGTTCGGCATCGACCTCCGGATCACCGATCAGCCAGTCCAGATAATCGGCCTCGAACTTGTGCGTAACCCGCCGCAACGCCAGGGGGTCGCTAACGCCATACAGGCTGGCCCCGCCACGAAAGCCGGCATCGGCCACCAACGCATTGAGCGCGGTATAGCCGCCGGCGCTGGAGCCGCGGATAAAGGTGCGCGACGGATCAATCAGCCCACGCCGGCCAAGCTCTGCAACGGCGGCACGGGCATCTTCCACATCCAGCACACCCCACTGACCACACAATCTCTGGCGATAGGCTCGGCCAAAGCCGCTGCTGCCGCGGTAATTGATATCAGCCACGGCGATCCCGCGCTGGGTCCAGTACTGGATACGCGGATCGAAAACCGGATAACAGGCCGAGGTCGGACCGCCATGGATAAACACCACCAGAGGCGGGCGCTCTCCTTCCGGCGCCGTGTAGCCTGCATTTAGCGGTAGGTAAAGGAAGCCGTGAGCCGTCTCGGTATCGCCGGTGGCAAAGCTGAACGACTGCGGTCGGGATATCTCGCCAGACGGCAAGAGACGCTCACCCCCTGCGAGTACCCGGCATTGCCCATCGCGGCGATCGATTGCCAGCACCGCCGATGTACGCTCAGGCGATGCAGCGATGCAGTAGAAATGCGCGGCATCGGCGGCTAGCTGACGGCAGCGGCTGAAGTCCGTCGCCAGTGCGCGCTCACCGTTCCGGCTGCATTGCTCGAACAGCAGTCCATGGCCTTGCAGCATGCGCGTCAGTAACAACGCACCCTCGCCTATCGGCAGATAACTGACCGTCCCCAACTGCCAGGGCGCCGGTGCGTGGTCGCACTCTGCCGAATCGTCTACCGGCACCAGGCCGTCACCCTCCTCGCGCCACGGCTGCCACCACCCGTTGAGGTCGCTCAAGCAATAAAGCTTGCCGTCAGCAGCAAAGCGCGGCTGCTGCACCGATTCCTCGCCCTGCAAACCCGCCAGGCAGTGCGGTTTGTGGCAGCTTCCCTCGGCGTTTCGCTCAGCAACCCACAAGCTGGTCGCCGTCCAGGGTTGCTCGGGGCGCTGCCACTGGATCCAGGCCAGGCGCTGGCCGGCGACATCAAGCGTGGGCGATGCATAGAAGTCTGCACCTTCCGCCAGTACCCGCCGTTGGCCATTGGCCAGCGAAATACTTACCAGACGATGCTCGACGCTCTGATTCCCGCGCTTCTCCTCTACCGCCAGGACAGCAGCGTGACGCGCATCGAACACCAGGTCGCCGTAGCGGCAATCCGGCTGATACGTAACAACGGTAGGTTCGGCGCCCTCTTCGAGCGCCTGATGGTAAATCTGCTGGTCCCGTTCATCGACATAGGCCACACCGCTGTCGGTCAGACAGAAGGCGCCGCCGCCATATTCGTAAATACGGCTACGCAGGGAAACTCCGGGGGGCGTCAGGCACCTGGCGCCAGTGCCATCGCACCAGAACCAGAGTGTGCAACGGGCATCCGCCGGGTCGTACTCGATCCAGAACAAACCGCCATGGCCGGCACGCAATTCCGCAAAGTCGCGACTGGCACCGGCCGCCTTTTCCGCCGTCCAGTCGCTGGGCCAGAAGCCATAAGGCAGTACTGGCTTGGTCATCACTTGGACCTCCAGAGCTTTGGGCTAAAGATTCATATCTGAAGGCATCGCCTCCCCTGAACGCGCGTCCCCGGCGCGAAGCCTGCCGTTACTCTTCAGTCCACAGGGCAGACTCTCGCCAGTATTCGCCGCACCGGCGCAGCTCCCACGAAAGCGCTGCGCACACCAGCGGGGGTTAGCCGCAAATAAGCCTCACTGGCTCCATCACGCCTTGATAATCAGCTTCGAGGCCTTCTCGTTGCGGTATTGCAGCTGGTCAAGCGGCGCGCCCTGCTCGGCTTGCTCGCGCGCGGCGAGGATCTTGCCGTGGTGTGCCGACTTGCTACACACCGGATCAGCATTGGCAGCATCGCCAGTGAGCATGAAGGCCTGACAACGGCAGCCGCCGAAGTCCCGCTCCTTTTCATCGCAACTGCGGCAGGGTTCAGGCATCCAGTCGTAACCGCGATATTTGTTGAAACCGAACGAGTGCCGCCAGATGTGTTCGATGCTGTGCTCACGCACATTGGGGAACTGCACCGGCAACTGCCGCGCACTGTGACAAGGCAAGGCCGTGCCGTCTGGAGTGATGTCGAGAAACAGATTACCCCAGCCGTTCATACAGCCTTTGGGACGTTCCTCGTAATAGTCCGGCGTGACGAAAATCAGCTTGCAGGGGTGGTTCTCGGCGGCCAGCTTTTCACGCCATTCATTGGTGATGCGCTCGGCACGCACCAGCTGTTCCTTGCTGGGCAGCAGTCCGACACGGTTGAGTTCGGCCCAGCCATAGAACTGACAGGTGGCCAACTCGACGAAATCTGCCTCCAGCTCCAGACACAACTGGATGATGCGCTCGATGTTGTCGATGTTGTGCCGGTGGGTGACGAAGTTGAGCACCATCGGATAGCCATGGGCCTTGACCGCACGGGCCATGGCCAGCTTCTGCGCAAAGGCCTTTTTCGAGCCGGCCAGCAGGTTGTTCACCTCCTCGTCAGCAGCCTGGAAGCTGATCTGGATATGATCGAGCCCTGCCTCGGCAAATGCGGCGATCTTGCTTTCGGTCAGGCCGATCCCGGAGGTGATCAGGTTGGTGTAGTAACCAAGCTCACGTGCAGCGGCGATCAGCTCGACCAGATCGTCACGTACCAGCGGCTCACCGCCGGAAAACCCCAGCTGCGCCGCGCCCATTGCCCGCGCCTGACGGAACACTTCGATCCACTCGGCAGTGCTCAGCTCATCATGGCTGCGAGCAAAATCCAGCGGATTCGAGCAATACGGGCACTGCAACGGGCAGCGATAGGTCAGCTCGGCCAACAACCACATGGGCGGGCCGACCACCACGTCCGGCTTAGCGAAGCTCGATCCAGAACCGTTCAACGGCCACCTCCAGAAACGCCAGGATATCCTCTTCGATGCCTTCGGCACCGGGGAAGCTCGCCTGCAGGTCAGCCACGATGCCACCTACCGTCCGCGCGCCATCAACGCGCTTGAGAATCTCGCTGGCGCTGTCGTTGAGCTTGATCATGCCTTCCGGATAAAGCAGCACATGGCAGCCCTGAGCCGGCTCGAACTGGAAGCGATAACCACGGCGCAGCGACGGCACTTTGGACAGAAGTTCATCGTTCATTTATCCACCTCCTCATGCTGGAAACACCGCCAGTGCATGTTGCTCGCGGGCAAGCGAGCTGCTGGCTCACAGGCTGATTCCCTTGTGCCAGACCCGCTCGCGGGTAACGGTGTGATACGGCGGACGATCAAGCTCATAGGCCATGCTCATGGCATCGAGCATGCTCCAGAGCACATCCAGCTTGAACTGAAGAATGTTCAGCATGCGCTGCTGAGCTTCATAGGTCGTGTAATGCTCAAGGGTGATACGCAGACCATGCTCGACATCCCGCCGCGCCTCCTTGAGGCGTTTGCGGAAGTAGTCATATCCGGATGTATCGATCCAGGTGTAGTGCTGCGGCCAAGCGTCCAGCCGCGACTGGTGGATGGTCGGCGCGAAGAGTTCGGTCAAAGAGCTGCTGGCCGCTTCCTGCCAGACCGCACGGCGTGCGAAGTTGACGTAGGCGTCCACGGCAAAACGCACCCCTGGCAACACCAGTTCCTGCGACAGGACTTGCTCGCGATCGAGGCCGACCGCCTCGGCCAGACGCAGCCAGGCTTCGATACCGCCCTCCTCTCCCGGTCCGCCATCGTGATCGATGATGCGCTGAACCCACTCGCGGCGCGTGTCCCGATCCGGACAGTTGGCCATGATCGCCGCGTCCTTTACTGGAATGCAGACCTGATAGTAGAAACGGTTCGCGACCCAGCCCTGGATTTGCTCGCGTGTCGAGCGGCCTTCATACATGGCGCGGTGGAAGGGGTGGTGGATATGGTAGTAGTCGCCCTTGGCACGCAAGGCCTGCTCGAACGCGGCAGGGGTCATGGCTGACTGGGTCATCGCGGGACTTCCTTGGTTGTGCGCCGCAGTCTCAGGGACAGGCGCGACGCGCTGATTTTCTTGGGGCGAAGCTGGGTGGCGGCGTCAGAGCTCGATGCTCATCCCGTCGAAAGCCACCTCGATACCATGCTCACCCAGTGTTGCACGCTCGGCCGAATCCTCATCAAGGATGGGATTGGTGTTATTGATATGGATAAGAATCTTGCGCGACGCCGGCATTTCATCGAGCAGCTCGATCATGCCGCCCGGCCCGATCTGGGGCATATGACCCATCTCCGATCCCAGCTTGTCTCCTACCTCACGCACACGCATCTCGTCATCGCGCCAGAGCGTGCCATCGACCAGCAGGCAGTCGGCACGACGCATGATTTCCAATAGTTGCGGGCTGGCCTGGCCAAGCCCCGGCGCGTAGAACAGCGTACCCCCGCTCTGCCGATCCTCGATCAACAGGCCGATGTTGTCGCCCGGATGCGGGTCGTTGCGATGCGGCGAGTACGGCGGTGCCGAACTGCGCAGCGGAATCGGAGTGATCTGCAGGTTCGGGCAAGCCGGGATGACGAAACTGCCCTCCAGCGCGATAGGGTTC is from Pseudomonas saudiphocaensis and encodes:
- the pqqB gene encoding pyrroloquinoline quinone biosynthesis protein PqqB; protein product: MFIQILGSAAGGGFPQWNCNCANCAGLRAGTLRAQPRTQSSIAISDNGVDWILCNASPDIRAQLEAFPKLQPARKPRDTAIAAIILLDSQIDHTTGLLTLREGCPHDVWCTEMVHQDLTTGFPLFNMLEHWNGGLKWNPIALEGSFVIPACPNLQITPIPLRSSAPPYSPHRNDPHPGDNIGLLIEDRQSGGTLFYAPGLGQASPQLLEIMRRADCLLVDGTLWRDDEMRVREVGDKLGSEMGHMPQIGPGGMIELLDEMPASRKILIHINNTNPILDEDSAERATLGEHGIEVAFDGMSIEL
- the pqqC gene encoding pyrroloquinoline-quinone synthase PqqC, with amino-acid sequence MTQSAMTPAAFEQALRAKGDYYHIHHPFHRAMYEGRSTREQIQGWVANRFYYQVCIPVKDAAIMANCPDRDTRREWVQRIIDHDGGPGEEGGIEAWLRLAEAVGLDREQVLSQELVLPGVRFAVDAYVNFARRAVWQEAASSSLTELFAPTIHQSRLDAWPQHYTWIDTSGYDYFRKRLKEARRDVEHGLRITLEHYTTYEAQQRMLNILQFKLDVLWSMLDAMSMAYELDRPPYHTVTRERVWHKGISL